The following proteins are encoded in a genomic region of Mycolicibacterium rutilum:
- a CDS encoding FUSC family protein — MSTASRIVDALRPTMSDGGAVARSLAAVLATTVLTLLWVSGPAALWVAGAGAVAGAIALQDSPGGRISRVGIVAVQMGAAVFLGALTASLDIVFVAVVALWCFAAGLQWAVGGNAGLVGAGASALLVVAPPLAPTAASVLVPTLLTVLAGGVQAALIAMWPPQRWRTQRDALSDAYRALADEARQIGADGSSPTTEILDPSLRDAFIDTQASRRPEAYHGGHRPPERIMATLRALRESPGVNDEDVSRMAAAAAEVLDAIAGQDHTARRDTEHGLIRLDATVALLSGPEEELAQRLSRQLHEVAKLRFPDLNRADLISPVRTTVDVIRSHMTLTSPILRHAIRLSAAAALGVAADRFAPVAHGHWIALTVLMVLRPETAHTYTRCVGRLTGIAGGIVAASVIAWLLHPTGAVAVVLAAACLAVTYAVHRTGYIAGSAALAAATVFLLDIDAVTSGATLEDRLFSVIIGGGLAVVAHVALPDHALTRLHQRAGELLKSEIDYAATVVKAYVHEIDHQADTVTTAWQRAYRARAGFEAASGATRMETRELRRWLRSYRTALNAVTASCTALEDSLPPHPPTALTRDFVAAVDDYVDALRGAPPTPATPWTVDVAALTAAAQQVRDRAAGVSGDDGAVRVLVSEIASITRSLAGIASISEPISAG, encoded by the coding sequence GTGAGCACCGCCAGCCGGATCGTCGACGCCTTGCGCCCGACCATGTCCGACGGCGGCGCGGTGGCCAGGAGCCTGGCGGCGGTGTTGGCGACCACCGTGCTGACGCTGCTGTGGGTTTCGGGACCCGCCGCGCTGTGGGTGGCCGGCGCGGGCGCCGTCGCGGGGGCGATCGCGCTGCAGGACAGCCCCGGCGGACGCATCTCGCGGGTCGGCATCGTGGCCGTGCAGATGGGCGCGGCAGTGTTTCTCGGGGCGCTGACCGCATCGCTGGACATCGTCTTCGTGGCCGTGGTGGCGCTCTGGTGCTTCGCGGCCGGACTGCAGTGGGCCGTCGGTGGTAACGCGGGCCTGGTCGGTGCCGGCGCGAGCGCACTGCTCGTGGTCGCGCCACCGCTGGCCCCGACGGCCGCGTCGGTGCTGGTGCCGACGCTGCTGACGGTGCTGGCCGGCGGTGTGCAGGCCGCGCTGATCGCGATGTGGCCGCCGCAGCGGTGGCGCACGCAGCGCGATGCGCTGTCCGACGCGTACCGGGCGCTGGCCGACGAGGCCCGCCAGATCGGTGCGGACGGCTCATCGCCGACGACAGAGATCCTCGACCCGTCGCTGCGCGACGCGTTCATCGACACCCAGGCCAGCCGTCGGCCGGAGGCCTATCACGGTGGCCACCGGCCGCCCGAACGCATCATGGCCACGCTGCGGGCGCTGCGCGAATCGCCGGGCGTCAACGACGAAGACGTGTCGCGCATGGCGGCGGCGGCGGCCGAGGTGCTCGACGCGATCGCCGGGCAGGACCACACCGCGCGGCGCGACACCGAGCACGGCCTGATTCGCCTCGACGCCACGGTGGCGTTGTTGAGCGGCCCGGAAGAAGAACTCGCGCAACGACTTTCGCGCCAACTCCACGAAGTCGCGAAACTGCGCTTCCCCGACCTGAACCGGGCCGACCTGATCAGCCCGGTCCGCACGACGGTCGATGTCATCCGCTCGCACATGACCTTGACGTCGCCGATTCTGCGGCACGCGATCCGGCTGTCGGCGGCGGCCGCGCTGGGGGTCGCGGCCGACCGGTTCGCGCCGGTGGCACACGGCCACTGGATCGCGCTGACGGTGCTGATGGTGCTGCGTCCCGAGACCGCGCACACCTATACGCGCTGCGTCGGACGACTGACGGGCATCGCCGGTGGCATCGTGGCCGCCTCGGTCATCGCGTGGCTGCTGCATCCGACGGGCGCCGTCGCGGTCGTGCTCGCGGCCGCCTGCCTCGCGGTGACCTACGCGGTGCACCGGACGGGCTACATCGCGGGCAGCGCCGCACTGGCCGCGGCAACGGTGTTCCTGCTCGACATCGACGCGGTGACCTCCGGTGCGACGCTGGAGGACCGGTTGTTCTCGGTGATCATCGGCGGCGGCCTCGCGGTGGTGGCCCACGTCGCCCTGCCCGACCATGCGCTGACGCGGTTGCACCAGCGCGCCGGGGAACTGCTGAAGTCCGAGATCGATTACGCCGCAACGGTGGTCAAGGCCTACGTGCATGAGATCGACCACCAGGCCGACACCGTGACCACCGCCTGGCAGCGCGCGTACCGCGCCAGGGCCGGATTCGAGGCGGCCTCCGGCGCGACCCGGATGGAGACCCGGGAACTGCGCCGGTGGCTGCGGTCGTACCGGACCGCGCTCAACGCGGTGACCGCCTCCTGCACGGCGCTCGAGGACAGCCTGCCGCCGCACCCGCCGACCGCCCTGACGCGCGATTTCGTGGCGGCCGTCGACGATTACGTCGACGCGCTGCGCGGCGCGCCCCCGACGCCGGCGACGCCGTGGACGGTGGACGTGGCGGCGCTGACCGCGGCCGCTCAGCAGGTGCGGGACCGCGCCGCGGGCGTGTCCGGCGACGACGGGGCCGTGCGCGTGCTGGTGTCGGAGATCGCCTCGATCACCCGCAGCCTGGCGGGCATCGCCTCGATCAGCGAGCCCATTTCGGCTGGATGA